In Paracoccus jeotgali, the following are encoded in one genomic region:
- the mobC gene encoding plasmid mobilization relaxosome protein MobC encodes MARYGGNLNQIARWLNTATRAGRFSEVEALRVAAALVGIERRLEEILAQHRRPPGC; translated from the coding sequence GTGGCGCGCTACGGCGGCAATCTCAACCAGATCGCGCGTTGGTTGAACACGGCGACCCGCGCGGGCCGGTTCAGCGAGGTCGAAGCGCTGCGCGTGGCGGCGGCGCTGGTGGGCATCGAGCGGCGGTTGGAGGAAATCCTAGCACAGCATCGGAGGCCGCCCGGATGCTGA
- the tnpB gene encoding IS66 family insertion sequence element accessory protein TnpB (TnpB, as the term is used for proteins encoded by IS66 family insertion elements, is considered an accessory protein, since TnpC, encoded by a neighboring gene, is a DDE family transposase.), protein MIPVPANTRVWLAAGVTDMRKGFASLAAQAEAVLKQDPFGGHLFVFRGRRGDLVKVIWWDGQGACMFMKRLERGRFVWPSAKEGKVALTPAQLSMLLEGIDWRAPERTWRPLAAG, encoded by the coding sequence GTGATCCCGGTTCCGGCCAACACGCGGGTCTGGCTGGCTGCCGGGGTCACCGACATGCGCAAGGGCTTTGCTTCCTTGGCGGCGCAGGCCGAGGCGGTGCTGAAGCAGGATCCTTTCGGCGGGCATCTCTTCGTCTTCCGCGGCCGTCGCGGTGATCTGGTGAAGGTCATCTGGTGGGATGGCCAGGGGGCCTGCATGTTCATGAAGCGGCTGGAGCGGGGCCGGTTCGTCTGGCCCTCGGCCAAGGAGGGGAAGGTGGCGCTGACACCGGCGCAGTTGTCGATGCTCCTGGAAGGGATCGACTGGCGTGCCCCGGAGCGAACGTGGCGGCCCTTGGCAGCGGGATAA
- the tnpA gene encoding IS66-like element accessory protein TnpA, translating into MSTIDSGHYGDGVARRTKRLWTDEEKRSICFQTAAPGVSVAQVARRYAVNANLIFKWLRDPRYAPDPTSVAPPAEEARFLPVEIVAETRSTPAAPAAENHIEIELAGGHRMRISGSYDPEALARLIRGLSA; encoded by the coding sequence GTGTCCACCATTGATAGTGGACACTATGGTGATGGCGTGGCGCGTCGGACGAAGCGACTTTGGACGGATGAGGAGAAGCGTTCGATCTGTTTCCAGACGGCGGCGCCGGGCGTTTCCGTGGCTCAGGTGGCGCGGCGCTACGCGGTGAACGCGAACCTGATCTTCAAGTGGCTGCGCGATCCCCGTTATGCGCCGGACCCCACCTCGGTTGCGCCCCCAGCAGAGGAGGCGCGGTTTCTGCCCGTAGAGATCGTCGCGGAGACCAGGTCTACTCCGGCGGCACCTGCCGCCGAGAACCACATCGAGATCGAGCTGGCGGGCGGTCACCGGATGCGGATCAGCGGCAGCTATGATCCTGAGGCGCTGGCGCGGCTGATCCGGGGACTTTCGGCGTGA
- a CDS encoding helix-turn-helix domain-containing protein — protein sequence MTDLESFKAVRIQWHKALFASPLLSGTEKALGAYLINVRLNWRTGQLNPAVATIARDMSVEPRTVQRAINSLERLGWFNTDRGSGRTRSTSYKITAESIEIAEQIKREISARKVSVRPDRPAA from the coding sequence ATGACTGATCTTGAAAGCTTCAAAGCTGTTCGCATCCAATGGCATAAGGCGCTTTTTGCAAGCCCCTTGCTGTCGGGGACAGAGAAAGCGCTTGGCGCCTACTTGATCAACGTTCGTCTAAACTGGCGGACCGGTCAGTTGAATCCTGCCGTTGCCACGATCGCTCGGGATATGAGCGTCGAACCTCGAACAGTCCAGCGGGCTATCAACAGCCTAGAGCGCCTTGGTTGGTTTAATACAGATCGTGGAAGCGGCCGAACTCGCTCGACCAGCTACAAAATAACCGCTGAGTCCATCGAGATTGCAGAACAAATCAAGCGAGAGATCAGCGCAAGAAAGGTAAGCGTCCGGCCTGACCGCCCTGCCGCGTGA
- a CDS encoding tyrosine-type recombinase/integrase, protein MAYTSGKLTKNLVRTLGPGRHGDGNGLYLVVDPSGARRWIVRVTVKGQRNRQGKPNRTDFGLGGADIITLTVARERALEYRRLAKQGLNPKYHRDKEVPCFEEVARQVHIERLPTWKNPKHGQQWINTLADYAFPKIGRLPVSEIDQPEVLQVLSPIWTEKHETARRVAQRMKAVLDVARSRGFREGENPVTVVMDARVLPRVKAKVKHHNAMRWQDVPAFYAQLSRQSGMAAKALMFTCLTGCRTSEVLQAVWEEFDFDELVWTIPEARTKTGAEHRVPITDQMSALLEPLKTLRSECVFEGQRRHKPLSNMSMLMLLRRMKIEEITVHGFRSAFRDWASETGDLPREIAEMSLGHKVGSEVERAYARSDLLHKRRDLMGRWSDFCVGSRAAI, encoded by the coding sequence ATGGCCTACACCTCTGGCAAACTAACCAAGAATCTTGTCCGCACCCTCGGCCCGGGGCGGCACGGCGACGGCAACGGCCTCTACCTCGTGGTTGACCCATCCGGTGCCCGTCGGTGGATCGTGCGGGTCACAGTGAAGGGTCAGCGCAACCGCCAAGGAAAGCCCAACCGAACGGACTTCGGTCTAGGCGGCGCTGACATCATAACCCTGACAGTCGCCCGAGAACGAGCGCTTGAATACCGGCGCCTCGCCAAGCAGGGACTGAACCCGAAGTACCATCGCGACAAGGAGGTACCATGCTTCGAGGAGGTCGCGCGTCAGGTCCATATCGAGCGTCTGCCGACCTGGAAGAACCCGAAGCACGGTCAGCAGTGGATCAACACGCTCGCAGATTACGCCTTCCCCAAAATCGGCCGCTTGCCTGTGTCTGAGATTGATCAGCCAGAGGTCTTGCAGGTCCTCTCCCCTATCTGGACCGAGAAGCATGAGACCGCTCGTCGTGTCGCACAACGCATGAAGGCGGTTCTGGACGTCGCCCGCTCACGCGGCTTCCGTGAAGGCGAGAACCCCGTGACGGTCGTCATGGACGCTCGTGTCCTGCCGCGCGTGAAGGCCAAGGTGAAGCACCACAACGCCATGCGGTGGCAGGACGTCCCGGCGTTCTACGCCCAGCTTTCTCGGCAAAGCGGCATGGCGGCGAAGGCATTGATGTTTACTTGCCTGACTGGATGCCGGACCAGCGAGGTACTTCAAGCGGTTTGGGAAGAATTCGACTTCGATGAGCTAGTTTGGACTATACCTGAAGCACGTACGAAGACGGGGGCAGAGCATCGTGTTCCGATCACAGATCAAATGTCAGCCCTACTCGAACCGCTGAAGACCCTACGTTCGGAATGTGTCTTCGAGGGACAACGGCGACATAAGCCTTTGTCAAATATGTCGATGCTGATGCTGCTGCGCCGAATGAAGATCGAGGAGATTACTGTCCACGGTTTCAGATCAGCCTTCCGTGACTGGGCTTCTGAGACCGGCGACCTTCCGCGCGAGATTGCGGAAATGAGCTTGGGTCACAAAGTCGGTTCGGAAGTGGAGCGAGCCTACGCCAGGAGTGATTTGCTACACAAGCGGCGCGATTTGATGGGGCGGTGGTCGGATTTCTGTGTGGGGTCGAGGGCTGCGATATGA
- a CDS encoding DUF6636 domain-containing protein translates to MSRLAAVYLFAAATGASAEGYGFRTPTGNIYCNGSMEASEIRCSIVERSGSPAMPDTGTCSAFWGHHVQLDRTGPARVVCGEAPRKSSYTDVAPYGVSAAFAEINCRSEKTSLQCTNREGHGFLLSRKEQRVW, encoded by the coding sequence ATGTCACGCCTTGCCGCCGTTTACCTCTTTGCCGCCGCCACAGGGGCATCGGCAGAAGGCTATGGGTTCCGCACCCCCACAGGCAACATCTACTGCAACGGCTCGATGGAAGCGAGTGAGATCCGCTGCAGCATCGTCGAACGCAGCGGTTCACCCGCGATGCCTGACACGGGAACCTGCTCCGCATTCTGGGGCCACCATGTCCAACTCGATCGGACGGGACCGGCCCGGGTGGTTTGCGGCGAAGCTCCGCGCAAGTCGAGCTACACAGACGTCGCCCCTTACGGTGTGTCGGCGGCTTTCGCCGAGATCAACTGCCGATCCGAGAAAACGAGTCTGCAATGCACCAACCGCGAGGGCCACGGCTTCCTGCTGTCCCGCAAAGAGCAGCGAGTCTGGTAG
- a CDS encoding VWA domain-containing protein, with translation MTRIRPILATALIVCAGAGAVHAAEDVAIVYDASGSMWGQIDGRSKVEIAREVMADLVNGWEDGTNLGLVAYGHRRQGDCTDIETLIAPGPLDKAGFIERVNAIRPVGKTPLSAAVRHAAELLSWRDNPATVVLISDGLETCNADPCALAAELAQQGVGFTAHVVGFDLGEDVSLACIAENTGGVFVPASNAQELQDALAQVKTVIESRSEPAPPPPVEVPAVTLTGPATVTTGATFDVSWSGTINPRDYITILPMGAKEGQSGTYIRVDDDNKGTLTAPAETGIYELRYVLNEGAKTLASVAIEVVAPAAGVSGPATVTTGAIFDVSWSGTINPRDYITILPMGAKEGQSGTYIRVAADSKGTLTAPAETGMYELRYVLNEGGKTLATAAIEVVAPEVGVSGPATVTTGANFAVTWSGTINPRDYITILPMGAKEGQSGPYIRVADDTEGSLTAPAETGMYELRYVLNEGAKTLATAAIEVVAPEVGVSGPATVTTGANFDVTWSGTINPRDYITILPMGAKEGQSGTYIRVADDTDGTLTAPAETGMYELRYVLNEGAKTLASVPIEVVGVSIDLTAPPAVRAGSKLTIGWTQSVNPRDYITIVPAGEAEGKHGGYVRVETVTSREVTAPDAPGLYEIRYVLNEGAKTLGRKPLEVRPADAPMDDGAGLTVPASAAPGETVTITWTGGGTGTDERIALARKEQPDFTWLTAMTATDAKTLNLQMPQEPGLYEIRFLDLGGPSVLGRAVVEVR, from the coding sequence ATGACCCGCATCCGACCGATCCTCGCCACCGCCCTCATCGTCTGCGCCGGGGCAGGTGCCGTCCACGCGGCCGAGGATGTCGCCATCGTCTATGACGCCTCGGGCTCGATGTGGGGACAGATCGACGGCCGCTCCAAGGTCGAGATCGCGCGCGAGGTCATGGCCGATCTGGTCAATGGCTGGGAGGATGGCACCAATCTGGGTCTGGTCGCCTATGGCCACCGCCGTCAGGGCGATTGCACCGATATCGAGACGCTGATCGCGCCCGGCCCGCTGGACAAGGCGGGCTTCATCGAGCGCGTGAACGCGATCCGGCCCGTGGGCAAGACCCCCCTCAGCGCCGCCGTGCGCCATGCGGCCGAGCTGCTGTCATGGCGCGACAATCCGGCGACCGTGGTGCTGATTTCTGACGGGCTAGAAACCTGCAACGCCGATCCCTGCGCGCTTGCGGCCGAACTCGCCCAGCAGGGGGTCGGCTTCACCGCCCATGTGGTCGGCTTCGATCTGGGCGAGGATGTCAGCCTCGCCTGCATCGCCGAAAACACCGGCGGGGTGTTCGTCCCCGCCAGCAACGCGCAAGAGCTTCAGGATGCGCTGGCTCAGGTCAAGACCGTCATCGAGAGCCGCAGCGAACCCGCTCCACCGCCCCCGGTGGAGGTGCCGGCGGTGACGCTCACCGGCCCCGCCACCGTCACCACCGGCGCCACCTTCGACGTCAGCTGGTCCGGCACCATCAACCCCCGCGACTACATCACCATCCTGCCGATGGGCGCGAAGGAGGGCCAGAGCGGCACCTATATCCGCGTCGACGACGACAACAAAGGCACCCTCACCGCCCCGGCCGAAACCGGCATCTACGAGCTGCGCTACGTCCTGAACGAAGGCGCCAAGACCCTCGCCAGCGTCGCGATCGAGGTCGTCGCGCCCGCAGCCGGCGTTTCTGGCCCCGCCACCGTCACCACCGGCGCCATCTTCGACGTCAGCTGGTCCGGGACCATCAACCCACGCGACTACATCACCATTCTGCCCATGGGCGCGAAAGAGGGCCAGAGCGGCACCTATATCCGCGTCGCTGCCGACAGCAAAGGCACCCTCACCGCCCCCGCCGAAACCGGCATGTATGAGCTGCGCTATGTCCTGAACGAGGGCGGCAAAACCCTCGCCACCGCCGCCATCGAGGTGGTCGCGCCCGAAGTCGGCGTCTCTGGCCCCGCCACCGTCACCACCGGCGCCAACTTCGCCGTCACTTGGTCCGGCACCATCAACCCGCGTGACTACATCACCATCCTGCCGATGGGCGCGAAAGAGGGCCAAAGCGGCCCCTATATCCGCGTCGCTGACGACACCGAAGGCTCGCTGACGGCACCTGCCGAAACCGGCATGTATGAGTTGCGCTATGTCCTGAACGAAGGCGCCAAGACCCTCGCCACCGCAGCGATCGAGGTCGTCGCGCCCGAGGTCGGCGTTTCTGGCCCCGCCACCGTCACCACCGGCGCCAACTTCGACGTCACTTGGTCCGGCACCATCAACCCCCGCGACTACATCACCATCCTGCCCATGGGCGCGAAAGAGGGCCAGAGCGGCACCTATATCCGCGTCGCTGACGACACCGATGGCACCCTCACCGCCCCGGCCGAAACCGGCATGTATGAGCTGCGCTATGTCCTGAACGAGGGCGCCAAGACCCTCGCCAGCGTCCCAATCGAAGTTGTCGGAGTCTCGATCGACCTCACCGCCCCGCCTGCCGTGCGCGCCGGGTCCAAGCTGACCATCGGCTGGACGCAGAGCGTGAATCCGCGCGACTACATCACCATCGTCCCGGCGGGCGAGGCCGAGGGCAAGCACGGCGGCTATGTCCGCGTCGAGACCGTGACCTCTCGCGAGGTGACCGCACCTGACGCGCCGGGCCTTTACGAAATCCGCTATGTCCTGAACGAGGGCGCCAAGACGCTCGGCCGCAAACCGCTCGAGGTGCGGCCCGCCGACGCGCCGATGGACGACGGCGCCGGCCTGACGGTTCCCGCCTCGGCCGCGCCCGGCGAGACGGTGACGATCACCTGGACCGGAGGCGGCACCGGAACGGACGAGCGCATCGCGCTGGCCCGGAAAGAGCAGCCCGACTTCACCTGGCTGACGGCGATGACGGCGACTGACGCCAAGACCCTGAACCTGCAGATGCCGCAAGAGCCGGGCCTCTACGAGATCCGCTTCCTCGATCTGGGCGGGCCGTCAGTGCTGGGGCGCGCGGTGGTTGAGGTGAGGTGA
- a CDS encoding LysR family transcriptional regulator, translated as MTLEQLRIFVAVAEREHVTQAAAALNLTQSAVSAAVAALEQRHAVRLFDRVGRRIVLTQTGRLLLDEARAVLARAEQAERLLADLAGLRRGSLRLAASQTVANYWLPQRMQQFRAAYPGIELTLIADNTAEVARRVHDAGVDLGFVEGEIADPSLAVHSIPGDELALVVGPEHPWRHDPPRAAADLPASAWVLREPGSATRAALETLLESAGLALGDLPSTLELPSNEAVRAAIEAGGGAAILSTLVVQHLLDAGRLIRLPFELPPRRFHILRHRERHLSVAEQRFLDLILI; from the coding sequence ATGACCCTTGAGCAGCTTCGCATCTTTGTCGCCGTCGCCGAGCGTGAGCATGTGACCCAGGCGGCGGCGGCGCTGAACCTGACCCAAAGCGCCGTCAGCGCCGCCGTCGCCGCGCTGGAACAGCGCCACGCCGTCCGCCTGTTCGACCGGGTCGGGCGGCGGATCGTGCTGACCCAGACCGGGCGGCTTCTGCTGGACGAGGCCCGCGCCGTGCTGGCCCGCGCCGAACAGGCCGAGCGGCTGCTGGCCGATCTGGCCGGCCTGCGCCGGGGCAGCCTGCGGCTGGCCGCCAGCCAGACCGTGGCGAATTACTGGCTGCCGCAGCGGATGCAGCAGTTCCGCGCCGCCTATCCGGGCATCGAGCTGACCCTGATCGCCGACAACACCGCCGAGGTCGCCCGCCGCGTCCATGACGCGGGCGTCGATCTGGGCTTTGTCGAGGGCGAGATCGCCGACCCCAGCCTTGCCGTCCACTCGATCCCCGGCGACGAACTGGCCCTTGTCGTCGGCCCCGAACACCCCTGGCGGCACGACCCGCCACGCGCTGCCGCCGATCTGCCTGCCAGCGCATGGGTGCTGCGAGAGCCGGGCTCGGCCACCCGCGCGGCGCTGGAGACCCTGCTGGAAAGCGCGGGGCTGGCCTTGGGCGATCTGCCCTCGACGCTGGAGCTGCCGTCGAACGAGGCTGTCCGTGCCGCCATCGAAGCCGGCGGCGGTGCGGCCATCCTCTCGACGCTGGTGGTCCAGCATCTGCTGGATGCGGGGCGCCTGATCCGCCTGCCCTTCGAGCTGCCACCGCGCCGCTTTCACATCCTGCGCCACCGCGAGCGGCATCTGTCGGTGGCCGAGCAGCGCTTTCTGGACCTGATCCTGATCTGA
- a CDS encoding YeiH family protein — MMAYSEFQDGNRSGGGKGAGLASGALARRLCSGKLPGLLLAALIAGAAFGLHRLPGLGMFSPLILAILLGLAFHNLIGTPAAARDGVGFAMRPVLRAGIVLLGLQLTVQQVLAVGGTGVAIILATLLGTFAFTTWLGRRLGVAPGLTQLIAAGSSICGASAVIATKTVTRASDEDVAYAVACVTVFGSLSMVLMPLAGGAMGMGAQGYGLWTGASIHEVAQVVAAAYARGAEAGEFGTIAKLTRVMMLAPMVLALGYAAARRMRRKGGPAATTAAPIPWFVLGFVGMVLLASTGWVPAATEPATTAATQFLLATALAAMGLETDIRNLTAAGLRPALLGAGAWVFVSAFSLALVTLLA, encoded by the coding sequence ATGATGGCCTATAGCGAGTTTCAGGACGGAAATCGGTCCGGTGGCGGCAAGGGCGCGGGTCTCGCCTCGGGCGCGCTGGCAAGGCGGCTATGCTCGGGCAAGCTGCCGGGGCTGCTGCTGGCGGCGCTGATCGCGGGCGCGGCCTTCGGGCTGCATCGCCTGCCGGGGCTGGGGATGTTCAGCCCGCTGATCCTCGCCATCCTGCTGGGCCTGGCCTTCCACAACCTGATCGGCACCCCTGCCGCCGCCCGCGACGGCGTCGGGTTCGCCATGCGCCCGGTCCTGCGCGCGGGCATCGTGCTGCTGGGGCTGCAACTGACCGTGCAGCAGGTGCTGGCGGTCGGCGGGACGGGCGTCGCGATCATCCTGGCGACCCTGCTGGGCACCTTTGCCTTCACCACCTGGCTCGGCCGCCGTTTGGGCGTCGCGCCGGGGCTGACGCAGCTGATCGCCGCTGGCAGTTCGATCTGCGGCGCCTCGGCGGTGATCGCCACCAAAACCGTGACCCGCGCCAGCGATGAAGACGTGGCCTATGCGGTCGCCTGCGTCACCGTCTTCGGCTCGCTGTCGATGGTGCTGATGCCGCTGGCCGGGGGCGCGATGGGGATGGGGGCGCAGGGCTATGGGCTGTGGACCGGCGCCTCGATCCACGAGGTCGCGCAGGTCGTGGCCGCCGCCTATGCCCGCGGCGCCGAGGCGGGCGAGTTCGGCACCATCGCCAAGCTGACGCGGGTGATGATGCTGGCGCCGATGGTGCTGGCGCTCGGCTATGCCGCCGCGCGCCGGATGCGCCGCAAGGGCGGACCGGCCGCGACCACCGCCGCGCCGATCCCGTGGTTCGTTCTGGGCTTCGTGGGGATGGTCCTGCTGGCCAGCACCGGCTGGGTGCCGGCCGCGACCGAGCCCGCGACCACCGCTGCGACGCAGTTCCTGCTGGCCACCGCGCTGGCCGCGATGGGGCTGGAAACCGACATCCGCAATCTGACCGCCGCCGGACTGCGCCCGGCCCTGCTGGGGGCCGGGGCGTGGGTTTTCGTTTCGGCCTTCAGCCTCGCTCTGGTAACGCTGCTGGCATGA
- the parE gene encoding DNA topoisomerase IV subunit B, with amino-acid sequence MADDLFPVTPDDTTYSAASIEVLEGLEPVRKRPGMYIGGTDERAMHHLVAEILDNSMDEAVAGHATRIEVELAADYSVTIRDNGRGIPIEPHPKFPDRSALEVILCTLHAGGKFSGDAYQTSGGLHGVGASVVNALSDSMIVQVARNRELFEQRFSRGVPLGPVAKLGAAPNRRGTSVTFHVDEQIFGHHRFRPSRLLKMVKSKAYLFSGVEIRWKSAIEDGDTPLEATFHFPGGLADYLAETLAGVSTYAERPFAGNVDFQSRFGVPGKVDWAINWTPARDGFIQSYCNTVPTPEGGTHEAGFWSAILKGIRAYGELANNRKAAQITREDLLTGGCALVSCFIREPEFVGQTKDRLATVEAHRLVEGAVRDHFDNWLAGDPKSAGAILDFLILRSEERLRRRQEKETSRKTATQKLRLPGKLVDCTARNRAGTELFIVEGDSAGGSAKQARDRTTQALLPLKGKILNVLGAASGKLGSNAEISDLCQALGVGMGTKFRVDDLRYDKVIIMTDADVDGAHIAALLMTFFFTQMRPLIDKGHLYMACPPLYRLTQGSHRVYVADDAEKERLLATGLGGKGKIDLQRFKGLGEMDAKDLKDTTMNPATRKLIRVTIDEDAAGETGDLVERLMGKKPELRFEYIQENARFAQADDLDV; translated from the coding sequence AGGGGTTGGAGCCGGTCCGGAAACGGCCGGGCATGTATATCGGCGGCACCGATGAACGCGCCATGCACCATCTGGTGGCCGAGATCCTCGACAACTCGATGGACGAGGCCGTGGCCGGGCACGCGACCCGGATCGAGGTCGAACTCGCCGCCGATTACAGCGTCACCATCCGCGACAATGGCCGCGGCATTCCGATCGAGCCGCATCCCAAGTTCCCCGACCGCTCGGCGCTCGAGGTGATCCTGTGCACGCTGCACGCGGGCGGCAAGTTCTCGGGCGATGCCTACCAGACCTCGGGCGGGTTGCACGGGGTCGGGGCCTCGGTCGTCAACGCGCTGTCGGACAGCATGATCGTGCAGGTCGCCCGCAACCGCGAATTGTTCGAGCAGCGCTTTTCGCGCGGCGTGCCGCTGGGGCCGGTGGCGAAACTGGGCGCGGCCCCGAACCGGCGCGGGACGAGCGTGACCTTTCACGTCGATGAACAGATCTTCGGGCATCACCGCTTTCGCCCCTCGCGCCTGCTCAAGATGGTCAAGTCCAAGGCCTATCTGTTTTCGGGCGTCGAGATCCGCTGGAAATCCGCCATCGAGGACGGCGACACGCCGCTTGAGGCGACATTCCATTTCCCCGGCGGGCTGGCCGATTATCTGGCCGAGACGCTGGCCGGGGTCAGCACCTATGCCGAGCGGCCCTTTGCCGGCAATGTCGATTTCCAGTCGCGTTTCGGCGTGCCGGGCAAAGTCGATTGGGCGATCAACTGGACACCCGCCCGCGACGGCTTCATCCAGTCCTATTGCAACACCGTCCCCACGCCCGAGGGCGGCACCCACGAGGCCGGCTTCTGGTCCGCGATCCTCAAGGGCATCCGCGCCTATGGCGAGTTGGCCAACAACCGCAAGGCCGCCCAGATCACCCGAGAGGATCTGCTGACCGGCGGCTGCGCGCTGGTGTCCTGCTTCATCCGAGAGCCGGAATTCGTCGGCCAGACCAAGGACCGGCTGGCCACGGTCGAGGCGCATCGTCTGGTCGAGGGCGCGGTCCGCGACCATTTCGACAACTGGCTGGCGGGCGATCCGAAATCGGCGGGCGCGATCCTCGATTTCCTCATCCTGCGGTCCGAGGAGCGGCTGCGGCGCCGGCAAGAGAAAGAGACCAGCCGCAAGACCGCCACCCAAAAGCTGCGCCTGCCCGGCAAGCTGGTCGACTGCACCGCCCGCAACCGCGCCGGGACAGAGCTGTTCATCGTCGAGGGCGACTCGGCCGGCGGTTCGGCCAAGCAGGCCCGCGACCGGACCACGCAGGCGCTGCTGCCGCTGAAGGGCAAGATCCTGAACGTGCTGGGCGCGGCCTCGGGCAAGCTGGGGTCGAACGCGGAGATCTCGGATCTGTGTCAGGCGTTGGGCGTCGGCATGGGGACCAAGTTCCGCGTCGACGATCTGCGTTACGACAAGGTCATCATCATGACCGATGCCGATGTCGACGGGGCCCATATCGCGGCGCTGCTGATGACCTTTTTCTTTACCCAGATGCGGCCGCTGATCGACAAGGGGCACCTGTATATGGCCTGCCCGCCGCTCTACCGGCTGACGCAGGGCTCGCACCGGGTCTATGTCGCCGATGACGCGGAAAAGGAACGCCTGCTGGCCACCGGGCTGGGCGGCAAGGGCAAGATCGACCTGCAGCGCTTCAAGGGTCTGGGCGAGATGGACGCCAAGGATCTGAAGGACACGACGATGAACCCGGCCACGCGCAAGCTGATCCGCGTCACCATCGACGAGGATGCGGCGGGCGAAACCGGCGATCTGGTCGAGCGCCTGATGGGCAAGAAACCCGAGCTGCGCTTTGAATATATCCAGGAAAACGCCCGTTTCGCGCAGGCCGATGATCTGGACGTCTGA